From the Streptococcus oralis ATCC 35037 genome, one window contains:
- a CDS encoding GNAT family N-acetyltransferase: MPVNEYGQIIGESMEGYTPGELPSIDFLEGRYARIEALSVEKHAEDLLAVYGPDTPREMWTYLFQEPVADMEELVTVLNQMLARKDRFYYAIIDKATGKALGTFSLMRIDQNNRVIEVGAVTFSPELRGTRIGTEAQYLLARYVFEELNYRRYEWKCDALNLPSRRAAERLGFVYEGTFRQAVVYKGRTRDTDWLSMIDKDWPQVKDRLETWLAPENFDKNGRQYKSLREL; the protein is encoded by the coding sequence ATGCCAGTAAATGAATATGGTCAGATAATTGGTGAGTCAATGGAAGGTTATACTCCAGGAGAATTGCCTTCCATTGATTTCTTAGAAGGGCGCTACGCTCGGATAGAGGCTCTTTCGGTGGAAAAGCATGCGGAGGATTTATTAGCTGTTTATGGTCCAGATACTCCTCGGGAGATGTGGACCTACCTCTTTCAGGAGCCGGTGGCAGATATGGAGGAACTGGTTACCGTCTTAAATCAGATGTTGGCTCGTAAGGACCGTTTTTACTATGCGATTATAGACAAGGCAACTGGTAAGGCTTTGGGGACTTTTTCTCTCATGCGTATTGACCAGAATAACCGAGTAATAGAAGTGGGTGCCGTCACTTTTTCTCCAGAATTAAGGGGAACACGTATAGGGACAGAGGCTCAATATCTCCTAGCTCGCTATGTTTTTGAGGAGCTTAACTATCGTCGCTATGAGTGGAAATGCGATGCTCTAAATCTGCCATCAAGACGAGCTGCGGAGCGTTTGGGCTTTGTTTATGAAGGAACCTTCCGCCAGGCAGTTGTTTATAAGGGACGTACACGTGATACGGATTGGCTGTCTATGATTGATAAGGACTGGCCTCAAGTCAAAGATCGTTTAGAAACATGGTTGGCTCCTGAAAATTTTGATAAAAATGGACGACAGTACAAGAGCTTGAGAGAACTTTAA
- the leuS gene encoding leucine--tRNA ligase, with translation MSFYNHKEIEPKWQGYWAEHHTFKTGTDASKPKFYALDMFPYPSGAGLHVGHPEGYTATDILSRYKRAQGYNVLHPMGWDAFGLPAEQYAMDTGNDPAEFTAENIANFKRQINALGFSYDWDREVNTTDPNYYKWTQWIFTKLYEKGLAYEAEVPVNWVEELGTAIANEEVLPDGTSERGGYPVVRKPMRQWMLKITAYAERLLNDLDELDWPESIKDMQRNWIGKSTGANVTFKVKGTDKEFTVFTTRPDTLFGATFTVLAPEHELVDAITSSEQAEAVADYKHQASLKSDLARTDLAKEKTGVWTGAYAINPVNGKEIPIWIADYVLASYGTGAVMAVPAHDQRDWEFAKQFDLPIVEVLEGGNVAEAAYTEDGLHVNSDFLDGLNKEDAIAKIVAWLEEKGYGQEKVTYRLRDWLFSRQRYWGEPIPIIHWEDGTSTAVPENELPLVLPVTKDIRPSGTGESPLANLTDWLEVTREDGVKGRRETNTMPQWAGSSWYYLRYIDPHNTEKLADEDLLKQWLPVDIYVGGAEHAVLHLLYARFWHKFLYDIGVVPTKEPFQKLFNQGMILGTSYRDHRGALVATDKVEKRDGSFFHVETGEELEQAPAKMSKSLKNVVNPDDVVEQYGADTLRVYEMFMGPLDASIAWSEEGLEGSRKFLDRVYRLITSKEIVAENNGALDKVYNETVKSVTEQIESMKFNTAIAQLMVFVNAANKEDKLYVDYAKGFIQLIAPFAPHLAEELWQTVTATGESISYVAWPTWDESKLVEDEIEIVVQIKGKVRAKLMVAKDLSREELQEIALADEKVRAEIDGKEIVKVIAVPNKLVNIVVK, from the coding sequence ATGAGTTTTTACAATCATAAAGAAATTGAGCCTAAGTGGCAGGGCTACTGGGCAGAACATCATACATTTAAGACAGGAACAGATGCATCAAAACCGAAGTTTTATGCTCTCGACATGTTCCCATATCCTTCAGGAGCTGGATTGCACGTAGGACACCCAGAAGGCTACACAGCGACTGATATCCTTAGCCGTTACAAACGTGCCCAAGGTTACAATGTCCTTCACCCAATGGGTTGGGATGCCTTTGGTTTGCCAGCTGAGCAATACGCTATGGATACGGGGAATGACCCAGCAGAATTTACAGCAGAAAACATTGCCAACTTCAAACGTCAAATCAATGCGCTTGGATTCTCTTACGACTGGGACCGTGAAGTCAACACAACAGATCCAAACTACTACAAATGGACTCAGTGGATCTTCACCAAGCTTTACGAAAAAGGCTTGGCCTATGAAGCCGAAGTACCAGTAAACTGGGTAGAAGAATTGGGAACAGCTATCGCCAACGAAGAAGTCCTTCCTGACGGAACTTCTGAGCGTGGTGGCTATCCTGTTGTCCGCAAACCAATGCGCCAATGGATGCTTAAAATCACGGCCTATGCAGAGCGCTTGCTTAATGACTTGGATGAGTTGGATTGGCCAGAGTCTATCAAGGATATGCAACGCAACTGGATTGGGAAATCAACTGGTGCCAATGTAACTTTCAAAGTGAAAGGGACTGACAAGGAATTCACCGTCTTTACTACTCGTCCTGATACTCTTTTCGGTGCGACCTTCACAGTCTTGGCTCCTGAGCATGAACTAGTAGATGCCATCACAAGCTCAGAGCAAGCTGAGGCAGTAGCTGACTACAAACACCAAGCTAGTCTCAAGTCTGACTTGGCTCGTACCGATCTTGCCAAGGAAAAAACAGGGGTTTGGACGGGCGCTTATGCCATCAACCCTGTCAATGGTAAAGAAATTCCAATCTGGATTGCAGACTATGTTCTTGCAAGCTATGGAACAGGTGCTGTCATGGCCGTGCCTGCCCATGACCAACGTGACTGGGAATTTGCCAAACAATTTGACCTTCCAATCGTAGAAGTACTTGAAGGTGGTAATGTAGCAGAAGCTGCCTACACAGAAGACGGCCTTCATGTCAATTCAGACTTCCTAGATGGCCTTAACAAAGAAGACGCTATTGCTAAGATTGTGGCTTGGTTGGAAGAAAAAGGCTACGGTCAAGAAAAAGTCACCTACCGTCTCCGTGACTGGCTCTTTAGCCGTCAACGTTACTGGGGTGAGCCAATTCCAATCATTCATTGGGAAGATGGAACTTCAACAGCTGTCCCTGAAAATGAATTGCCACTTGTCTTGCCAGTAACCAAGGACATCCGCCCTTCAGGTACTGGGGAAAGCCCATTGGCTAACTTGACTGACTGGCTTGAAGTGACTCGTGAAGATGGTGTCAAAGGTCGTCGTGAAACAAACACTATGCCACAATGGGCTGGTTCAAGCTGGTACTACCTCCGCTATATTGACCCACACAATACTGAGAAATTGGCTGATGAGGACCTTCTAAAACAATGGTTGCCAGTAGATATCTACGTGGGTGGTGCAGAGCACGCTGTACTTCACTTGCTTTACGCTCGTTTCTGGCATAAATTCCTCTATGATATCGGTGTTGTTCCAACTAAAGAACCATTCCAAAAACTCTTTAATCAAGGAATGATTTTGGGAACAAGCTACCGTGACCACCGTGGAGCTCTTGTAGCGACTGATAAGGTTGAAAAACGTGACGGTTCTTTCTTCCATGTGGAAACAGGAGAAGAGTTGGAGCAAGCACCAGCCAAGATGTCTAAATCACTCAAGAACGTTGTCAATCCAGACGATGTGGTGGAACAATATGGTGCCGATACCCTTCGTGTCTATGAAATGTTCATGGGACCACTTGATGCTTCTATCGCTTGGTCAGAAGAAGGCCTGGAAGGAAGCCGTAAGTTCCTCGACCGTGTTTACCGTTTGATTACAAGTAAAGAAATCGTTGCGGAAAACAATGGTGCTCTTGACAAGGTTTACAATGAAACCGTTAAATCTGTTACTGAGCAAATCGAATCCATGAAATTCAACACAGCTATTGCCCAACTCATGGTCTTTGTCAACGCTGCTAACAAGGAAGACAAACTCTATGTGGACTACGCCAAAGGCTTTATCCAATTGATTGCCCCATTTGCACCTCACTTGGCAGAAGAACTTTGGCAAACAGTTACAGCAACAGGTGAATCCATCTCTTACGTGGCTTGGCCAACTTGGGACGAAAGTAAATTGGTTGAAGACGAAATCGAAATCGTCGTTCAAATCAAAGGAAAAGTCCGTGCCAAATTGATGGTTGCTAAAGACCTATCACGCGAAGAATTGCAAGAAATCGCTCTGGCTGATGAAAAAGTTAGAGCAGAAATTGACGGCAAGGAAATCGTGAAAGTGATTGCGGTACCTAACAAACTCGTTAATATCGTCGTTAAATAA
- a CDS encoding ABC transporter substrate-binding protein, protein MKKTLSLLYFSWIFLLLSGCSSTTEAETSIENDTDKTLVVYSPNPEDLIEETIPAFEEKYGIKVDLVQASTGELFKKAEAEKEAPVADVIFGGSYALFSSNEKLFEPYTSQENDQIIPEYQNKTGFYTPYTLDVSVIIANSALTKDIKIEGYNDLLNPKLKGKIATADPSNSSSAFAQLTNMLVDQGGYENEQAWTYVKNLFSLVDGKIASSSSNVYKSVADGEMAVGLTYEDPALKLLNDGVDVKVIYPKEGTVFLPGNAAIIKNAKHMENAKKFIDFLLSQDIQDELGTETTIRPIRKNAKTNKNMKSMTEINIATEDSDYVIQNKSAILKKYNDIFTNIQSKQ, encoded by the coding sequence ATGAAAAAAACACTATCACTTCTCTATTTCAGCTGGATATTTCTACTTTTGTCAGGATGTTCTTCAACAACAGAAGCTGAAACTAGCATTGAAAATGATACGGATAAGACTTTAGTTGTTTATTCGCCTAACCCTGAAGATCTTATTGAAGAAACAATCCCAGCCTTCGAAGAAAAATATGGCATCAAGGTTGATTTAGTCCAAGCTAGTACTGGTGAATTATTCAAGAAAGCTGAGGCTGAGAAAGAAGCTCCTGTAGCTGATGTCATTTTTGGAGGTTCCTACGCACTCTTCTCTTCTAACGAAAAACTCTTTGAGCCGTATACTTCCCAAGAAAACGACCAAATTATCCCTGAATACCAAAATAAAACCGGATTCTACACCCCTTACACACTTGACGTCAGTGTCATCATTGCCAATTCAGCTCTTACAAAAGACATTAAAATTGAAGGCTACAATGATCTACTCAATCCCAAATTAAAAGGAAAAATCGCTACTGCTGATCCAAGTAATTCTTCTAGTGCCTTTGCTCAATTAACAAACATGCTTGTGGATCAAGGGGGCTATGAAAATGAGCAAGCTTGGACATATGTGAAAAATCTATTTAGCTTAGTAGATGGGAAAATTGCTTCTAGTTCTTCAAATGTCTACAAATCAGTCGCTGACGGAGAAATGGCTGTCGGACTCACCTATGAAGATCCTGCATTGAAACTCTTAAACGATGGCGTTGATGTAAAAGTCATTTATCCAAAAGAAGGAACCGTCTTTTTGCCTGGTAACGCAGCTATTATCAAAAATGCCAAACATATGGAAAACGCTAAAAAATTTATCGATTTCCTTCTTTCTCAAGACATTCAGGATGAACTAGGAACTGAAACAACCATCAGACCTATTCGAAAAAATGCTAAAACCAATAAAAATATGAAATCAATGACAGAAATCAATATCGCTACTGAAGATTCAGATTATGTCATCCAAAATAAATCAGCTATTCTTAAAAAGTACAATGATATTTTCACTAACATTCAATCGAAACAGTAA
- a CDS encoding ABC transporter ATP-binding protein has translation MSEIKIINAKKIYHDIPVIENLNVTIPKGSLFTILGPSGCGKTTLLRMIAGFNSIEGGEFYFDDTKINNIEPSKRNIGMVFQNYAIFPHLTVRDNVAFGLKQKKVPKDELVRQTNKYLELMQIDQYADRKPDKLSGGQQQRVALARALAVNPSVLLMDEPLSNLDAKLRLDMRQVIREIQHEVGITTVYVTHDQEEAMAISDQIAVMKDGIIQQVGRPKELYHKPANEFVATFIGRTNLIPAKLQKKSDSAYIVFSDGYALPMPALDQAKEQAVLVSIRPEEFIKDESGDIEGIISDSVYLGLTTEYFVETAFSSKIQVSEESTFEEDLQKGDRIRLRINTQKLNVFSADGSQNLITGVGYER, from the coding sequence ATGAGTGAGATCAAAATTATTAACGCAAAAAAAATCTACCATGATATTCCTGTCATTGAGAATTTAAACGTTACGATTCCAAAAGGAAGTCTTTTCACCATTCTTGGACCTTCAGGTTGTGGAAAAACGACCCTTCTTCGAATGATTGCAGGCTTCAACAGTATTGAAGGCGGAGAATTTTACTTCGATGATACTAAAATAAATAATATAGAACCCAGCAAACGCAACATCGGCATGGTTTTCCAAAACTACGCTATTTTCCCACATTTGACTGTCCGAGATAATGTTGCTTTTGGTCTTAAACAAAAAAAGGTTCCAAAAGATGAATTAGTTCGACAAACTAATAAATATCTGGAACTAATGCAAATTGATCAATACGCAGATCGAAAGCCCGATAAGCTCAGTGGTGGACAACAACAACGTGTCGCCTTAGCACGTGCATTAGCTGTTAATCCAAGTGTTCTCCTCATGGACGAACCACTTAGTAACCTGGATGCGAAACTTCGCTTAGATATGCGCCAAGTTATTCGAGAAATTCAACACGAAGTGGGAATTACAACTGTATATGTGACCCACGATCAAGAAGAAGCGATGGCTATTTCAGACCAGATTGCCGTTATGAAAGATGGGATCATCCAACAAGTCGGACGACCAAAAGAACTCTATCATAAACCAGCTAATGAGTTTGTGGCAACCTTTATTGGACGCACAAATCTCATCCCAGCCAAACTACAAAAAAAGAGCGACAGTGCTTATATCGTCTTCTCAGATGGCTATGCCCTCCCTATGCCAGCTCTTGATCAAGCTAAGGAACAAGCTGTTCTTGTGAGTATCCGTCCCGAAGAGTTTATCAAAGATGAATCTGGAGATATTGAAGGAATCATTTCCGATAGTGTTTATCTTGGACTCACCACTGAATATTTTGTAGAGACTGCATTTTCTTCAAAAATACAGGTCAGCGAAGAATCAACTTTTGAAGAAGATCTTCAAAAAGGGGATCGAATTCGTCTACGAATCAATACTCAAAAGTTAAATGTCTTTTCTGCAGATGGTTCCCAAAATCTTATTACAGGAGTTGGCTATGAAAGGTAA
- a CDS encoding ABC transporter permease has product MKGKKLNIWTASSFFIFLTYLIFLVYPIIIVLKQALIHEGQFSLANFEDFFSKSYYSETLVNSFNVSITSTVTSLVLGTLLAYLFSIYDFKGKKFLQILIIIASMSAPFVGAYSWILLLGRNGVITKFLTNALHLPAIDIYGFKGIVLVFTLQLFPLVFLYVAGAMKRIDHSLLEAAESMGVFGFKRMITVVLPLLVPTLLAAALLVFMRAFSDFGTPMLIGEGYRTFPVLIYNQFISEVGGNSAFASALAIMAIIIALTIFLIQKYISNRYSFSMNSLHPIEPKKTTKGKMAAIYATVYGIVLFSVLPQLFLIYTSFLKTSGMVFVKGYSLNSYKIAFNRMGATIFNTIRIPLIALILVVLFASFISYLAVRKRNLFTNLIDSLSMVPYIVPGTVLGIAFISSFNTGIFGSGFLMITGTAFILIISLSVRRLPYTIRSSVASLQQIAPSIEEAAESLGSSRLNTFSKITVPMMLPGIISGSILSWVTMISELSTSILLYNAKTKTMTVAIYTEVLRGNYGVAAALSTILTVLTVTSLLLFMKISKNNSITL; this is encoded by the coding sequence ATGAAAGGTAAAAAATTAAATATTTGGACAGCCTCCTCATTCTTCATCTTTCTTACCTATCTTATTTTTCTTGTTTATCCAATTATTATTGTACTCAAGCAAGCACTCATACATGAAGGTCAATTCTCACTCGCTAATTTTGAAGATTTCTTTAGTAAATCCTATTACTCTGAGACACTAGTAAACAGTTTTAACGTCTCCATTACTTCTACTGTAACTTCCCTAGTTTTAGGGACCTTATTAGCTTACCTCTTTTCTATATATGACTTCAAAGGAAAGAAATTTTTACAGATATTGATTATCATCGCTTCCATGTCAGCTCCTTTCGTAGGGGCATACTCTTGGATTCTCTTGTTGGGACGAAATGGTGTCATCACTAAATTCTTGACAAATGCCCTTCATCTTCCAGCTATTGATATTTATGGCTTCAAAGGAATTGTACTTGTGTTTACACTCCAGCTATTCCCATTAGTTTTTCTATACGTGGCTGGAGCCATGAAAAGAATTGACCATTCTCTTCTTGAAGCCGCTGAAAGTATGGGGGTATTTGGATTCAAACGTATGATAACAGTTGTTTTGCCCCTTTTAGTTCCAACTTTACTTGCCGCTGCCCTACTCGTATTTATGAGAGCATTCTCCGACTTCGGAACTCCTATGTTAATTGGTGAAGGATATCGAACTTTCCCTGTTTTAATTTATAATCAATTCATTAGTGAGGTTGGCGGAAATTCTGCTTTTGCATCTGCTTTAGCAATCATGGCGATTATCATTGCTTTAACAATCTTTCTTATTCAAAAATATATTTCCAATCGCTATAGTTTCAGCATGAATTCTCTCCATCCAATTGAGCCGAAAAAAACTACAAAAGGAAAAATGGCAGCAATTTATGCAACAGTTTACGGAATTGTCTTATTTTCTGTTCTACCTCAATTATTTTTGATTTATACCTCTTTCCTAAAAACATCAGGTATGGTATTTGTCAAAGGCTATTCTCTAAACAGTTACAAGATTGCCTTCAATCGCATGGGAGCTACTATTTTTAATACGATTCGCATTCCTTTGATTGCTTTGATTCTAGTTGTTTTATTTGCATCATTTATCTCCTACCTAGCTGTTAGAAAACGAAATTTGTTTACAAACTTAATTGATAGCCTTAGTATGGTACCTTATATCGTACCAGGAACAGTTCTCGGTATTGCCTTTATCTCTTCATTCAATACAGGTATCTTCGGAAGTGGCTTCCTTATGATTACAGGAACAGCCTTCATCTTGATTATCTCCTTATCTGTAAGAAGACTCCCTTATACAATCCGCTCATCTGTTGCTAGCTTACAACAAATAGCACCTAGTATTGAAGAAGCAGCTGAGAGTTTAGGAAGTAGCCGTCTCAATACTTTCAGTAAAATCACTGTTCCAATGATGTTACCCGGTATTATTTCTGGATCTATTCTATCATGGGTAACAATGATTTCAGAACTATCTACTTCTATCCTGCTATATAATGCCAAAACAAAAACTATGACCGTAGCTATCTACACTGAAGTACTTCGTGGAAATTATGGCGTAGCAGCTGCTTTGTCAACTATCCTCACTGTCTTGACAGTTACTTCATTATTACTATTTATGAAAATTTCTAAAAACAATAGCATTACCCTCTAG
- a CDS encoding histidine phosphatase family protein, with product MSKVRLYLVRHGKTMFNTIGRAQGWSDTPLTAEGELGIHELGIGLRESGLQFDRAYSSDSGRTIQTMGIILEELGLQGKIPYRMDKRIREWCFGSFDGAYDGDLFMGLIPRIFNVDHVHQLSYAELAEGLVEVDTAGWAEGWEKLSGRIKEGFETIAKEMEEQGGGNALVVSHGMTIGTIVYLINGMHPHGLDNGSVTILEYEDGQFSVEVVGDRSYRELGREKMEEPSIQSK from the coding sequence ATGTCTAAAGTAAGATTGTATTTGGTCCGTCATGGGAAAACGATGTTTAACACCATTGGACGTGCTCAAGGATGGAGTGATACACCTCTGACTGCAGAAGGTGAGTTGGGAATCCATGAACTGGGAATTGGCTTGAGAGAGTCTGGCTTGCAGTTTGACCGCGCTTATTCCAGTGATTCAGGTCGCACTATTCAAACCATGGGAATTATCCTAGAAGAACTTGGCCTGCAGGGGAAAATCCCTTACCGCATGGACAAGCGAATCCGTGAGTGGTGCTTTGGTAGTTTTGATGGGGCCTATGATGGGGACCTCTTTATGGGGTTGATTCCTCGTATTTTTAATGTGGACCATGTTCATCAGTTGTCCTATGCAGAACTAGCAGAAGGTTTGGTAGAGGTTGATACTGCTGGTTGGGCAGAAGGCTGGGAAAAACTCAGTGGTCGAATCAAGGAAGGTTTTGAAACGATTGCCAAAGAAATGGAAGAACAAGGTGGGGGCAATGCTCTCGTCGTCAGCCATGGAATGACTATTGGGACTATTGTGTATCTGATCAATGGTATGCATCCACATGGTCTAGATAATGGTAGCGTGACGATTCTTGAATATGAGGACGGTCAGTTTAGCGTAGAAGTTGTTGGTGACCGTAGCTATCGAGAGCTCGGACGTGAGAAGATGGAAGAGCCCTCTATTCAGTCAAAATAG
- a CDS encoding PFL family protein: protein MDIRQVTETIAMIEEQNFDIRTITMGISLLDCIDPDINRAAEKIYQKITTKAANLVAVGDEIAAELGIPIVNKRVSVTPTSLIGAATDATDYVVLAKALDKAAKEIGVDFIGGFSALVQKGYQKGDEILINSIPRALAETDKVCSSVNIGSTKSGINMTAVADMGRIIKETAALSDMGAAKLVVFANAVEDNPFMAGAFHGVGEADVIINVGVSGPGVVKRALEKVRGQSFDVVAETVKKTAFKITRIGQLVGQMASERLGVDFGIVDLSLAPTPAVGDSVARVLEEMGLETVGTHGTTAALALLNDQVKKGGVMACNQVGGLSGAFIPVSEDEGMIAAVQDGSLNLEKLEAMTAICSVGLDMIAIPEDTPAETIAAMIADEAAIGVINMKTTAVRIIPKGKEGDMIEFGGLLGTAPVMKVNGASSVDFISRGGQIPAPIHSFKN from the coding sequence ATGGATATTAGACAAGTTACGGAAACCATTGCCATGATTGAAGAGCAGAACTTCGATATCAGAACCATCACCATGGGGATTTCCCTTTTGGACTGTATTGATCCAGATATCAATCGTGCTGCTGAAAAGATTTACCAAAAAATCACCACTAAAGCTGCAAATCTAGTGGCTGTAGGAGATGAAATTGCTGCGGAACTAGGGATTCCTATTGTTAATAAACGGGTATCGGTGACTCCGACTTCTTTAATTGGTGCTGCGACTGATGCGACAGACTATGTTGTTTTGGCAAAGGCACTTGACAAGGCGGCCAAGGAGATCGGTGTTGACTTTATCGGTGGATTCTCAGCTTTGGTACAAAAAGGCTACCAAAAAGGAGATGAAATTCTCATCAATTCTATCCCACGCGCTCTAGCTGAGACAGACAAGGTTTGTTCGTCCGTCAATATCGGCTCGACCAAGTCAGGTATCAACATGACTGCGGTCGCTGATATGGGACGTATCATCAAGGAAACAGCTGCGCTATCAGATATGGGTGCGGCCAAGTTGGTCGTATTTGCCAATGCTGTTGAGGACAATCCTTTTATGGCAGGGGCCTTTCATGGTGTTGGCGAAGCAGATGTCATCATCAATGTCGGGGTTTCGGGTCCTGGTGTGGTCAAGCGCGCCTTGGAAAAGGTTCGTGGACAGAGCTTTGATGTAGTGGCGGAAACGGTCAAGAAAACGGCCTTCAAGATTACTCGTATCGGTCAATTAGTTGGTCAGATGGCCAGCGAGAGACTGGGTGTTGATTTTGGAATTGTTGACCTAAGTTTGGCACCTACTCCTGCAGTTGGTGATTCTGTGGCTCGTGTCCTTGAGGAAATGGGTCTAGAAACAGTTGGTACGCATGGGACGACGGCTGCCCTCGCTCTTTTGAATGACCAAGTTAAGAAGGGCGGAGTGATGGCTTGTAACCAAGTCGGTGGCTTGTCAGGTGCTTTTATCCCCGTTTCTGAAGATGAGGGAATGATTGCTGCGGTGCAAGATGGTTCTCTGAATTTAGAGAAACTAGAGGCCATGACGGCTATCTGTTCTGTTGGGTTGGATATGATTGCCATTCCGGAAGATACGCCTGCTGAAACCATTGCAGCTATGATTGCGGATGAGGCGGCCATCGGTGTTATTAACATGAAAACAACGGCTGTCCGTATTATTCCAAAGGGAAAAGAAGGCGATATGATTGAGTTTGGTGGCTTGCTAGGGACAGCTCCAGTGATGAAAGTCAACGGGGCTTCGTCTGTTGATTTCATCTCTCGCGGTGGGCAAATCCCAGCTCCAATCCATAGTTTTAAAAATTAA